One Coffea arabica cultivar ET-39 chromosome 5c, Coffea Arabica ET-39 HiFi, whole genome shotgun sequence DNA window includes the following coding sequences:
- the LOC113690975 gene encoding probable galacturonosyltransferase 10 has product MRRRGPDFRRPARRRLSNVFWLTLIGLLILLFIVFLSRDSHQPTSRSPYTKKSFRHDRTIEGLNVTEEMLSPDSVARQVNDQISLAKAFVVIAKESNNLQLAWELSAQIRNSQILLSNAALRRTPLTTGESETTIRDMALLLYQAQQLHYDSATMIMRLKAKIQGLEEQMNSVNEKSSKFGQIAAEEVPKSLYCLGVRLTTEWFKNSNLQRILHDKRQLAAKLEDNNLNHFCVFSDNVLATSVVVNSTALNSKDPGKVVFHLVTDEVNYAAMKAWFTMNSFRGVTVDVQKFEDFSWLNASYVPVLKQLQDSETQSYYFSGSIDDGRTPIKFRNPKYLSMLNHLRFYIPEVFPALKKVLFLDDDIVVQKDLSPLFSIDLNGNVNGAVETCMETFHRYHKYLNYSHPLIRAHFDPDACGWAFGMNVFDLVEWRKRDVTGIYHYWQEKNVDRTLWKLGTLPPGLLTFYGLTQPLDLSWHVLGLGYTNVDPHLIENGAVLHFNGNSKPWLKIGMEKYKPLWDKYVDYGHPLLQQCNVH; this is encoded by the exons ATGAGGAGGAGAGGGCCAGATTTTAGACGGCCGGCTAGGCGGCGGCTTTCGAACGTATTTTGGTTGACCCTTATTGGGTTGCTAATTTTGCTGTTTATTGTTTTTCTTAGCAGAGATAGCCATCAACCCACCTCGAGATCGCCTTATACCAAG AAATCATTTAGACATGACAGAACCATAGAAGGCCTTAACGTTACTGAAGAAATGTTGAGCCCAGACTCAGTTGCAAGACAAGTTAATGATCAGATTTCTCTTGCCAAGGCCTTTGTTGTAATTGCAAAAGAAAGCAACAACCTCCAACTTGCATGGGAACTCAGTGCTCAAATCCGCAATTCACAAATCCTTCTTTCAAATGCTGCCTTGAGAAGAACTCCATTGACTACTGGAGAATCAGAAACTACAATTCGTGATATGGCCCTCTTGCTTTACCAAGCACAACAACTACATTATGACAGTGCAACAATGATCATGAGACTGAAAGCTAAAATCCAGGGGCTTGAAGAACAGATGAATTCCGTCAATGAAAAGAGTTCAAAGTTTGGACAAATAGCTGCTGAAGAAGTCCCCAAGAGTTTGTATTGCCTTGGTGTTCGGCTGACAACTGAATGGTTCAAGAACTCAAATCTACAGAGAATACTACATGATAAAAGGCAATTAGCTGCAAAACTGGAAGATAATAATCTTAATCATTTTTGCGTCTTCTCTGACAATGTCCTTGCAACTTCAGTTGTTGTGAATTCAACAGCTTTAAATTCTAAGGATCCTGGTAAGGTAGTCTTCCACCTCGTTACTGATGAGGTGAACTATGCTGCAATGAAGGCCTGGTTCACCATGAATAGCTTCCGTGGAGTTACAGTTGATGTCCAGAAGTTTGAAGACTTCAGCTGGTTAAATGCTTCTTATGTTCCTGTTCTTAAACAGCTTCAAGACTCTGAAACTCAGAGTTATTATTTCTCTGGCAGTATCGACGATGGCCGAACACCAATTAAGTTCAGGAATCCCAAGTACCTTTCTATGCTTAACCACCTGAGGTTCTATATCCCAGAGGTTTTTCCTGCACTGAAGAAGGTGTTGTTTCTAGACGATGACATTGTAGTTCAGAAGGATCTGTCTCCTTTGTTCTCCATTGATCTGAATGGCAACGTTAATGGTGCGGTTGAGACGTGCATGGAGACATTCCATAGATACCACAAATACCTAAACTATTCTCATCCTCTGATACGTGCACACTTTGACCCTGATGCCTGTGGGTGGGCGTTCGGGATGAATGTGTTTGATTTGGTAGAGTGGAGGAAGAGGGATGTTACAGGAATTTATCACTACTGGCAGGAAAAAAATGTAGATAGGACATTGTGGAAACTTGGCACACTTCCACCTGGATTGCTGACCTTCTATGGATTGACACAGCCATTAGATCTTTCTTGGCATGTGTTAGGTTTGGGCTACACCAATGTAGACCCTCACTTGATAGAAAACGGGGCTGTGTTGCATTTCAACGGGAACTCAAAACCATGGTTGAAGATTGGGATGGAGAAGTATAAACCCCTGTGGGACAAATATGTTGATTATGGTCATCCTCTACTACAACAGTGCAACGTTCATTGA